A genomic segment from Streptomyces sp. NBC_00459 encodes:
- a CDS encoding vWA domain-containing protein, translating to MSQQVLPFYLVCDESGSMSGDPINAINKSLPDLHQEIGSNPVVADKTRFCLIGFSNEAEILLPLSDLSVVASMPALRATGGTNYGAAFRRLKSTIDADVTQLKAEGHQVYRPAVFFLSDGQANSNWQSDYKALVDPAWRSHPNILAFGFGEADESVIRQVATTKAFIADGTLGPAEALGEFAQSLIRSIVNSGTQSAASSTGGATLVMPDAVPGFTTITADPI from the coding sequence ATGAGCCAGCAGGTTCTTCCGTTCTATCTCGTCTGCGACGAGTCGGGTTCGATGTCCGGCGACCCGATCAACGCGATCAACAAATCACTGCCCGATCTGCACCAGGAGATCGGCAGCAACCCGGTGGTGGCGGACAAGACCCGGTTCTGCTTGATCGGTTTCTCCAACGAGGCAGAAATCCTGCTGCCTCTCTCGGACCTGAGCGTGGTGGCCTCGATGCCCGCGCTGAGGGCCACCGGAGGCACCAACTACGGGGCGGCCTTCAGGCGCCTCAAGTCCACCATCGACGCCGACGTCACCCAGTTGAAGGCCGAGGGACACCAGGTCTACCGCCCCGCGGTGTTCTTCCTCTCCGACGGGCAGGCGAATTCCAACTGGCAGAGCGACTACAAGGCGTTGGTGGATCCGGCCTGGCGGTCGCACCCCAACATTCTGGCCTTCGGCTTCGGCGAGGCCGACGAGTCCGTCATCCGTCAGGTGGCGACGACGAAGGCGTTCATCGCCGACGGAACACTCGGACCGGCCGAGGCTCTCGGTGAGTTCGCACAGTCCCTCATCCGTTCCATCGTCAACTCGGGTACGCAGTCGGCAGCCAGTTCCACCGGCGGGGCAACCCTGGTGATGCCGGACGCCGTTCCCGGATTCACCACGATCACGGCCGACCCGATCTGA
- a CDS encoding protein phosphatase 2C domain-containing protein: protein MPPARGTEDALQQSVQPAPAPAPVIRGPEFPEPVVLVGRPSLGSTPRALPQVTAPAPDSVVDGGTVGALVVRGASIRGDDHRYFGETRQDSMGFWSLAPPPSGGPETPGADPVLLACVADGVGSQPLSQLGSAVVCRLLPQHVALRFDLLAQRAPLEVLGDVCRAVAADIAAGIRIEAAERRAGPKELSSAMAAALVFPGGAHGPARALLFAVGDCQGFLLGRRGGWRPVLQPAGDEGAIMSTATDALPGHPDRVTVTECALDSGDVLLLCTDGLANPMRNDSVLDRLAQYWGDGRAPSLPEFYWQLSFRAQTFGDDRSAVCVWVP from the coding sequence GTGCCTCCCGCGCGCGGAACGGAGGACGCGCTCCAGCAGTCCGTCCAGCCCGCGCCGGCGCCCGCCCCCGTGATCCGGGGGCCGGAGTTCCCGGAGCCGGTGGTCCTTGTCGGCAGGCCCTCCCTCGGCTCGACCCCCCGGGCGCTGCCCCAAGTCACCGCCCCTGCCCCGGACTCCGTGGTGGACGGGGGGACCGTCGGTGCGCTGGTGGTACGCGGCGCCTCCATCCGCGGCGACGACCACCGGTACTTCGGGGAGACCCGGCAGGATTCGATGGGCTTCTGGAGTCTGGCCCCGCCGCCCTCGGGCGGACCGGAAACACCGGGCGCGGACCCAGTCCTCCTGGCCTGCGTCGCCGACGGTGTCGGCAGCCAGCCGCTGTCCCAGCTCGGTTCGGCGGTGGTCTGCCGGCTGCTGCCGCAGCATGTAGCCCTCCGCTTCGACCTGCTGGCGCAGCGGGCCCCGCTCGAAGTGCTGGGCGATGTCTGCCGGGCGGTGGCCGCCGACATCGCCGCGGGCATCCGTATCGAGGCGGCGGAACGCCGGGCCGGGCCGAAGGAGTTGTCGTCGGCGATGGCCGCGGCGCTGGTCTTCCCAGGTGGTGCGCACGGTCCCGCGCGGGCGTTGCTCTTCGCGGTGGGCGACTGCCAGGGCTTTCTGCTCGGCCGCCGCGGTGGGTGGCGGCCCGTCCTGCAGCCGGCGGGCGACGAGGGGGCCATCATGAGTACGGCGACCGACGCGTTGCCCGGCCATCCCGACCGTGTGACGGTGACGGAGTGCGCCCTCGACTCCGGGGACGTACTGCTGCTGTGCACGGACGGCCTCGCCAACCCCATGCGCAACGACAGTGTGCTGGACCGGCTGGCACAGTACTGGGGTGACGGTCGGGCGCCCTCACTGCCGGAGTTCTACTGGCAGTTGAGCTTCCGTGCGCAGACGTTCGGCGACGACCGCAGCGCTGTCTGCGTCTGGGTGCCGTGA